A stretch of Caldanaerobius polysaccharolyticus DSM 13641 DNA encodes these proteins:
- a CDS encoding FxLYD domain-containing protein, with protein MRLKNWRFWIVAMVIVIAIIAAFEGCGASDQSARVTTGNIASSDAKTGKDTVKPKELITFSNVVLHTEGGVTTVNGEAKNNDNEMHSFTLKVSFYDASKKLLGTAVGAVNELAPGDTKIFTAMATEDYSKAASYKVEVDTMVQSVKSYTRPKIEFSNIVVKGQMGVTQVDGEVKNGDSVKHSFTLVVGFYDGNGKLLGTAAGAVNDLDAGSTKTFTAMSSGDYSKAANVKVQIDSMVE; from the coding sequence ATGAGACTTAAAAATTGGCGATTTTGGATTGTCGCCATGGTAATTGTCATAGCTATCATAGCTGCTTTTGAGGGGTGTGGTGCATCTGATCAATCAGCGAGGGTTACCACAGGTAACATAGCTTCCTCTGATGCTAAAACGGGGAAGGACACAGTTAAGCCTAAAGAGTTGATAACATTTTCAAATGTGGTGTTGCATACAGAGGGTGGTGTAACAACTGTAAATGGTGAGGCTAAAAATAACGATAATGAAATGCATAGTTTTACACTAAAGGTAAGTTTTTATGACGCAAGCAAAAAACTTTTGGGAACAGCCGTGGGAGCCGTAAATGAACTTGCGCCTGGCGATACTAAGATTTTTACCGCTATGGCTACGGAGGATTATAGCAAAGCTGCTAGCTATAAAGTAGAAGTCGATACCATGGTGCAGTCGGTTAAATCGTATACAAGACCTAAAATTGAATTCTCAAACATTGTTGTTAAAGGACAAATGGGTGTCACCCAGGTAGATGGTGAAGTAAAAAATGGAGATAGCGTAAAACACTCATTTACATTAGTGGTAGGCTTTTACGATGGAAATGGCAAACTTCTTGGAACCGCTGCTGGAGCAGTAAATGATTTGGATGCAGGGTCGACAAAGACGTTTACGGCTATGAGCAGTGGTGATTATAGTAAAGCAGCTAATGTAAAAGTACAAATTGACAGTATGGTGGAGTAA
- a CDS encoding DUF262 domain-containing protein — protein MSFQTPITIYDAIKNISSRKYLLPAIQREFVWSEEQIERLFDSIMRGYPIGSFLFWKVSKESVKKYQFYEFICHYHQGKSHNQKAVLMGDEEIISVLDGQQRLTSLYIALKGSYASKIPYMRWDNPAAFPKKYLYLNLLKEADDEDLKYDFRFLTEEDAKKRDENTFWFKVGDILDEKKFNREDPSLINDFLIENQLATNKFASRTLFRLSDVIFKRTLINYYLEEDQELDKVLNIFIRVNSGGTELSYSDLLLSIATA, from the coding sequence ATGTCATTTCAAACACCGATTACGATATATGATGCCATAAAAAATATAAGTAGCAGGAAATATCTGCTTCCTGCGATACAAAGGGAGTTTGTTTGGAGCGAAGAGCAAATAGAACGGCTTTTTGATTCAATCATGAGGGGTTATCCTATTGGTTCTTTTCTTTTTTGGAAGGTTTCAAAGGAAAGCGTAAAAAAATATCAGTTTTATGAATTTATCTGCCACTATCATCAGGGCAAAAGCCACAATCAGAAAGCAGTTTTGATGGGTGATGAAGAAATTATATCAGTGCTTGATGGACAACAGAGACTTACTTCCCTTTATATTGCTTTAAAAGGAAGTTATGCATCAAAAATTCCTTATATGCGATGGGATAATCCTGCTGCTTTTCCGAAGAAATATCTCTATTTGAATTTACTTAAAGAAGCTGATGATGAAGATTTGAAATATGATTTCAGATTTCTTACCGAGGAAGATGCAAAAAAAAGAGATGAAAACACTTTTTGGTTTAAAGTAGGAGATATTCTTGATGAAAAGAAATTTAATCGTGAAGATCCTTCACTGATTAATGATTTTTTGATTGAAAATCAGCTTGCTACAAATAAATTTGCATCTAGAACACTTTTTAGATTATCAGATGTTATTTTTAAGCGAACATTGATAAATTATTACCTTGAAGAAGATCAAGAACTTGATAAGGTGTTGAATATTTTTATACGTGTAAATAGTGGCGGCACGGAGTTGAGTTATTCTGATTTGCTACTTTCAATTGCTACTGCCTAA
- the dapA gene encoding 4-hydroxy-tetrahydrodipicolinate synthase, which translates to MLKGAICPMITIFDENGKIDYKGNEMMINNLINNKINGILFAGSMGEFFNMTLHEKKEIIDLAVRSVNKRVPVLIGTGGTVMEEVIELTKYAQKSGVDGVVVISPYYFKLDEESIYRYYAEIAKCVDIPIILYNFPDRTSVNLSPHLVLRLARDFKNIVGIKDTVDNMSHTRRLIETVKSEVNYFMVFSGFDEYFIPNLMAGGDGVIGGLTNVAPALFAKLLEAFRENDMETVSLLQKKVNKLMNIYDISQPFVSAIKAAVSMVLKDISSTPRKPAIKINDEQAKKIKDILLSAGVLL; encoded by the coding sequence ATGTTAAAAGGTGCTATTTGCCCGATGATAACGATTTTTGATGAAAATGGTAAAATAGACTATAAGGGTAATGAAATGATGATAAATAACTTAATAAATAATAAAATAAACGGTATCCTGTTTGCAGGAAGTATGGGCGAGTTTTTTAATATGACGTTACATGAGAAAAAGGAGATTATAGATCTGGCGGTTAGATCTGTTAACAAGAGAGTACCAGTTTTAATCGGTACAGGTGGTACTGTAATGGAAGAGGTAATTGAATTGACCAAGTACGCACAGAAATCAGGAGTAGACGGGGTTGTAGTTATATCGCCATACTATTTTAAACTGGACGAAGAAAGCATATACAGGTATTATGCTGAAATAGCAAAATGCGTAGATATACCTATTATTTTGTATAACTTTCCTGATAGAACATCAGTAAATTTAAGCCCTCATTTAGTTTTAAGATTGGCAAGAGATTTCAAAAATATTGTGGGAATTAAAGACACTGTGGACAACATGAGTCATACAAGGAGATTAATAGAGACCGTAAAATCTGAAGTAAATTACTTTATGGTTTTTTCAGGTTTTGATGAATATTTTATTCCAAATTTGATGGCTGGAGGAGACGGCGTAATTGGTGGATTAACTAATGTAGCTCCAGCGCTATTTGCAAAGCTATTAGAGGCTTTTAGGGAAAATGATATGGAAACAGTGTCATTGTTGCAAAAAAAAGTAAACAAACTCATGAATATTTACGATATATCACAGCCTTTTGTATCGGCTATAAAAGCTGCTGTATCTATGGTTTTAAAAGATATATCATCTACGCCCCGAAAGCCAGCTATCAAAATCAATGATGAACAGGCTAAAAAAATTAAAGATATTCTTTTAAGTGCAGGAGTGTTGTTATAA
- a CDS encoding S-layer homology domain-containing protein, with translation MCNRKNYIICLFISALLLLTFLPVNTAYAVQKKLVKAHDGVKLYEVIDNPNDFFPSGWEIKVKGFTIKEGGYVDVDFDLNDVNGDGRSDLIVYLCSGGSSGATDLRIYDISKLSPKIIFNENNLMDYDKYNFEVNYVGGFKVSIYNPVMDKTYEIQLNPDNYKDYQYLSQIDTWLDPVYNYLVKDIDNDGKMEINAEQRFCGVAHADTIAILSTIYKLQDNEYKPFKIYLRDLSGDTYDITSDFVKIHSSTPSPWAKKAVDAFNLYNLAEPLFMDDYQNYINREELAMLIVKTYEKIKESFIEIPVGLAYYPYYDNYDEMYKDYIIKVSYLGIMNGYDNNRFGACEPVTREQMVVTIVRMLKLLYPDEDYDNVPNIAFKDGNKISSWAKKDIMYAYKVGIIKGSGSIIAPQSYATREQAITVLYRLLIDKGIIN, from the coding sequence ATGTGTAATAGGAAAAACTATATTATTTGTCTTTTTATTTCTGCATTATTATTGCTTACATTTCTTCCTGTTAATACCGCATATGCTGTACAAAAAAAACTAGTAAAAGCCCATGACGGAGTAAAGTTGTATGAAGTAATTGATAATCCCAATGATTTTTTCCCAAGCGGATGGGAAATTAAAGTAAAGGGTTTTACGATTAAAGAAGGTGGGTACGTAGACGTAGATTTTGATTTAAATGATGTAAATGGCGATGGCAGAAGTGATCTTATCGTTTACTTATGCTCTGGGGGAAGTTCAGGTGCTACGGATTTAAGAATATACGACATTTCTAAATTATCGCCTAAGATAATATTTAATGAGAATAATTTGATGGACTATGATAAATATAATTTTGAGGTAAATTACGTAGGCGGTTTTAAAGTCAGTATTTATAATCCTGTAATGGATAAGACTTATGAAATACAGCTTAATCCAGACAATTACAAAGATTATCAGTATTTGTCTCAAATTGATACATGGCTAGATCCAGTGTATAATTATTTGGTAAAAGATATAGATAATGATGGAAAAATGGAAATAAATGCAGAACAAAGGTTTTGCGGTGTAGCTCATGCAGATACCATTGCTATATTAAGTACTATATATAAATTGCAAGATAATGAGTATAAGCCCTTTAAGATTTATTTAAGAGATTTAAGTGGTGATACATATGATATAACAAGTGACTTTGTAAAAATACATAGCAGCACACCAAGTCCTTGGGCTAAAAAAGCAGTTGATGCTTTTAATTTGTATAACTTAGCTGAACCTCTTTTTATGGATGATTATCAAAATTATATAAATCGGGAAGAACTTGCTATGCTTATTGTAAAAACATACGAAAAGATAAAAGAAAGCTTTATAGAAATACCTGTAGGCCTTGCATATTATCCATATTATGATAATTATGATGAAATGTATAAAGATTATATAATAAAAGTCAGTTACCTTGGAATAATGAATGGTTACGATAACAATAGATTTGGGGCCTGTGAACCAGTTACGAGGGAACAGATGGTTGTGACAATTGTGAGAATGTTAAAACTTCTGTATCCTGATGAAGATTATGATAATGTACCAAATATAGCATTTAAAGATGGTAATAAAATATCAAGTTGGGCTAAAAAAGATATAATGTACGCATATAAAGTAGGTATAATTAAAGGGTCGGGGAGTATTATTGCTCCTCAAAGTTATGCTACGAGGGAGCAGGCGATTACTGTATTGTATAGGTTGTTGATTGATAAAGGAATAATAAACTGA
- a CDS encoding type I restriction endonuclease subunit R gives MSLNANFESVVEEAAIKWFKDIGYEYLHGSEIPIEDREDYREVILKNRLYNALIKLNPLLPSSCIEDAMRQLKNFQYPRIELNNKEIHKIYRNGAVVTRRNNEGEEIGEIVKIFDYENPENNDFLVCNQVKIKGAGVRIPDIIVYINGLPVGVFELKNPLDETATIEGAYRQLELYKRDIPDLFAYNEICVVSDGTEAKAGTLTAPWERFSAWKSIDGIHSVEGMPALEVLIKGMFDKNRVLDIIRNFVTFTTTKDEVIKIMAMYHQYYGVNKAVEETIKATSPDGDRRIGTFWHTQGSGKSLSMVFYTGKVIQLKELQNPTIVVITDRNDLDDQLYGTFCNSSDLIPYPKQAESVEDLKEKLSQVAAGGIFFTTIQKFQAEAEEGLEVIDPKFKRALNKSKTYPLLSDRNNIIVIVDEAHRSHYEFIDGLAKNIRQALPNASFIGFTGTPIELGDKSTLQVFGDYISIYDMKQAVEDKAIVPIYYEGRLVKLHLINEDIDRDFEEVTEGEEEEVKNKLKTKWAALEAMVGTQERLETVARDIVEHFEERCKVLEGKGMIVCMSRRICVDLYNEIIKIRPHWHSDDLDKGVIKIVMSGNASKDPKEFLPHLYTKSQIKEIEKRMKDPKDPLKLVIVRDMWLTGFDVPCLHTMYIDKPMKGHNLMQAIARVNRVFKDKPAGLVVDYIGIADDLKRALANYTISTGKESATLPIDEAIRIMQEKYDIVCSYIHGIDFAGWEGKSADDKLYLLKQAMELINRDENIKKDFLDQCNALSKAFALVVPREEAMRIRSDVAFFQAVRSNVVKYTPPKGLSIEQLDSAVKQIISEGVAASDKPIDIFDAAGLKKPDLSILSDEFLDELMGHENKNLQIEVLRKLLNDEVKAKSRKNQIKYASFKEMIEKVLNQYHNRAITSAEVIKHLIDLAKEMQNMDKRAKEMDLTEEEVAFYDIVSQGKEAILNDEEAKEIARELVRIIKNKTEGQVDWTIKENIKASIRATVKRLLRRKGFKDQEELDNVVKMVIEQAVALFEDAA, from the coding sequence ATGTCTTTAAACGCTAATTTCGAGAGTGTTGTAGAGGAAGCAGCCATCAAATGGTTTAAAGACATAGGGTATGAATACCTGCACGGCAGCGAAATACCAATTGAGGATAGGGAAGACTACAGGGAGGTTATCTTAAAGAATAGGCTTTATAATGCACTGATAAAATTAAATCCCCTCCTTCCATCAAGCTGTATTGAAGATGCTATGCGCCAGCTAAAAAACTTTCAGTATCCAAGGATTGAGCTAAACAACAAGGAGATACACAAAATATACCGCAATGGTGCAGTGGTTACAAGACGCAACAATGAAGGTGAAGAAATTGGAGAAATAGTAAAGATATTTGATTATGAAAACCCAGAAAACAACGATTTTCTTGTCTGCAATCAGGTGAAAATCAAAGGTGCAGGTGTAAGAATTCCTGATATTATCGTCTATATCAATGGCCTGCCAGTTGGAGTATTTGAACTTAAAAATCCATTGGATGAGACAGCTACGATAGAAGGAGCGTATAGACAGCTTGAATTGTATAAAAGGGATATTCCAGACCTTTTTGCTTATAACGAGATCTGCGTTGTATCCGATGGGACGGAAGCAAAAGCAGGAACGCTTACTGCACCATGGGAGAGATTCTCTGCATGGAAGTCCATTGACGGAATACATAGCGTAGAGGGAATGCCAGCCCTTGAGGTATTGATAAAAGGTATGTTTGATAAAAACAGGGTGCTGGATATCATCAGGAACTTTGTCACTTTTACCACTACAAAAGACGAGGTAATTAAAATTATGGCCATGTATCACCAATATTACGGTGTAAATAAGGCAGTAGAAGAAACAATTAAAGCAACATCTCCTGATGGTGATAGGAGAATAGGTACGTTCTGGCATACGCAGGGTAGCGGTAAGAGCCTTTCTATGGTGTTTTATACAGGGAAGGTTATACAGCTTAAAGAACTTCAGAACCCTACAATTGTAGTTATTACAGACCGCAACGATCTTGATGACCAGTTGTATGGGACTTTCTGCAATTCAAGCGACTTAATTCCTTATCCAAAACAGGCAGAAAGCGTGGAAGACTTAAAAGAAAAACTTTCGCAAGTTGCAGCAGGTGGTATCTTTTTTACCACCATTCAGAAATTCCAGGCTGAAGCAGAAGAAGGTTTAGAAGTTATTGATCCCAAATTCAAAAGAGCCTTAAACAAAAGCAAAACCTACCCTCTGCTTTCTGACCGCAACAACATCATTGTCATTGTTGATGAGGCCCATAGGTCGCACTATGAGTTTATCGATGGTCTTGCCAAAAATATAAGACAGGCACTTCCTAACGCCAGCTTTATTGGCTTTACCGGAACGCCTATTGAGTTGGGGGACAAATCTACCCTTCAGGTATTTGGAGATTATATCAGCATTTATGATATGAAACAGGCAGTAGAAGACAAAGCTATTGTACCCATTTACTACGAAGGAAGATTGGTAAAACTTCACCTAATAAATGAGGATATTGACAGAGATTTTGAAGAAGTGACTGAGGGCGAGGAAGAAGAAGTAAAGAATAAGTTAAAGACAAAGTGGGCAGCTCTAGAAGCCATGGTGGGAACACAGGAAAGGCTTGAAACTGTGGCAAGGGACATTGTTGAGCATTTTGAAGAAAGATGCAAAGTGCTTGAAGGCAAGGGCATGATAGTCTGTATGAGCCGCAGGATTTGTGTTGACCTCTACAACGAAATAATAAAAATAAGACCGCACTGGCACAGCGATGATTTAGACAAAGGTGTAATTAAAATCGTAATGTCGGGGAATGCATCAAAAGATCCCAAGGAATTTTTGCCCCATCTGTATACCAAGTCCCAGATCAAAGAAATCGAAAAGAGGATGAAAGACCCCAAAGACCCTCTTAAGCTGGTAATTGTCAGGGATATGTGGCTTACAGGCTTTGATGTGCCATGTTTGCACACCATGTATATCGACAAGCCCATGAAGGGGCACAATTTAATGCAGGCCATAGCCAGAGTCAACAGGGTGTTCAAGGATAAACCAGCGGGATTGGTAGTAGATTATATCGGTATTGCTGATGATTTAAAACGGGCACTGGCGAATTACACCATAAGTACAGGCAAGGAGTCTGCTACCTTACCCATCGATGAAGCCATAAGGATTATGCAGGAAAAGTATGATATTGTCTGTTCATACATCCACGGTATTGATTTTGCAGGATGGGAAGGAAAAAGTGCAGACGATAAGCTTTATCTTCTGAAGCAGGCTATGGAATTAATCAACAGAGACGAAAACATAAAGAAAGATTTTCTTGATCAGTGCAATGCTTTAAGTAAGGCTTTTGCCCTTGTTGTACCGCGAGAAGAAGCAATGCGTATTCGCTCTGATGTAGCTTTTTTCCAAGCAGTAAGGAGTAATGTCGTCAAATACACTCCACCTAAAGGATTGTCGATTGAACAACTGGATAGTGCCGTAAAACAGATCATTTCTGAAGGTGTTGCGGCAAGCGACAAACCGATTGATATTTTTGATGCAGCTGGATTGAAGAAACCAGATTTATCTATTTTAAGTGATGAGTTTCTAGATGAACTTATGGGACATGAAAATAAAAACCTGCAGATTGAGGTTTTGCGCAAACTACTTAATGACGAAGTCAAGGCCAAAAGCAGAAAGAACCAGATAAAGTATGCTTCTTTTAAAGAGATGATAGAAAAGGTTTTAAATCAATATCACAATCGTGCAATCACATCTGCAGAGGTTATAAAACACCTTATTGATTTAGCCAAAGAAATGCAGAACATGGATAAACGGGCAAAAGAGATGGATTTAACAGAAGAGGAAGTTGCATTTTATGATATTGTTAGTCAAGGAAAAGAAGCGATTTTAAATGACGAAGAAGCAAAAGAGATTGCCAGGGAACTGGTGAGGATAATAAAGAATAAAACCGAAGGACAGGTAGATTGGACGATTAAAGAAAACATCAAAGCTTCTATTCGGGCAACGGTCAAGAGATTGCTGCGCCGAAAGGGCTTTAAAGACCAGGAAGAACTAGACAATGTAGTAAAAATGGTCATTGAACAGGCTGTAGCCTTATTTGAAGATGCGGCGTAG
- the ilvD gene encoding dihydroxy-acid dehydratase, with the protein MYSSTNHPVSSYARKLWAQFDCLQLGMDWEEEDLKKPQILIEDVFGDSHPGSVHLANLAHQASIGVYEKGGRPANFHVTDICDGCAQGHDGMNYVLISREIIADMVEIHASFVPWDGLILISSCDKSIPAHLKVAARLNLPTIFIPGGSMRPGPDMSTSIKAGDISLREKREGSITSKEVRDYKLTGCPSPGACQFLGTASTMQCLAEALGLALPGSALVPATMRDIIAMARKAGRQIMDLVKNNIKVQDILTPEAFYNAIKVHAAIGGSTNALLHLPSIAREMNFDLDLEIFDKINRYIPHIGNIYPSGKYPTEAFWFAGGVPMVQWLLRDYLDLDVLTVTGKTLRQNLKDLEEDGFFERVEGYLRNYGLTRDDAIMPVEKAREKGSIAILKGNLAPEGAVIKYSAVEEKMMHHIGKARVFDCEEDCYRAIVEGKIEPGCVLIIRYEGPRGSGMPEMLMTTEAIVYDEKLNGSTVLITDGRFSGATRGPCVGHVSPEAFVGGPIALVEDDDIIELDIPNRKLNIVGISGKVCSNEEIEKVLAERKSRWQPPDKKVRKGVFKRYTDNALSAIKGAGLE; encoded by the coding sequence ATGTACAGTTCTACTAATCATCCAGTCAGTTCGTACGCCCGTAAGCTATGGGCTCAGTTTGACTGCTTGCAATTGGGTATGGACTGGGAAGAAGAGGATTTGAAGAAACCACAGATATTGATTGAGGATGTTTTTGGCGATAGCCACCCAGGTAGTGTACACCTCGCGAATCTTGCTCATCAAGCCAGTATTGGTGTATACGAAAAAGGTGGTAGGCCAGCTAATTTCCATGTAACAGATATATGCGATGGCTGTGCCCAAGGACACGACGGTATGAATTACGTGTTGATTTCTAGGGAAATTATTGCGGATATGGTGGAGATCCATGCGTCGTTTGTTCCTTGGGATGGTCTTATTTTAATTTCATCCTGCGATAAGTCTATTCCTGCACATCTTAAGGTGGCAGCCCGACTAAATCTGCCAACAATTTTTATACCAGGTGGTAGTATGCGACCCGGGCCTGATATGTCTACTTCAATTAAAGCAGGTGATATATCTCTTAGAGAAAAAAGGGAAGGTAGCATAACTTCAAAAGAAGTGCGCGATTATAAGTTGACAGGGTGCCCCTCGCCAGGAGCATGTCAGTTTTTAGGGACAGCTAGTACTATGCAGTGTTTAGCTGAAGCCCTGGGGTTAGCTTTACCTGGGAGTGCTTTGGTGCCGGCTACAATGAGGGATATTATAGCCATGGCAAGGAAAGCAGGAAGGCAAATAATGGATTTGGTTAAAAATAACATTAAAGTCCAAGATATCCTGACACCAGAGGCTTTTTATAATGCCATAAAGGTTCATGCAGCTATTGGCGGTTCTACCAATGCGCTGTTGCATTTACCCTCGATAGCCAGGGAAATGAATTTTGATTTGGATCTGGAAATTTTTGATAAGATAAACAGGTATATCCCTCATATAGGAAATATCTATCCTAGTGGCAAGTATCCTACAGAGGCGTTTTGGTTTGCTGGTGGAGTACCTATGGTGCAATGGCTATTGAGAGACTATCTTGATCTAGATGTGCTTACGGTAACCGGCAAGACGTTAAGACAAAACCTGAAAGACCTTGAAGAAGATGGATTTTTTGAAAGGGTTGAAGGGTACTTGCGCAATTACGGGCTTACAAGGGATGACGCGATAATGCCGGTTGAAAAAGCTAGAGAAAAAGGTTCTATAGCAATACTAAAAGGTAACTTAGCACCAGAAGGTGCTGTAATAAAGTACTCGGCTGTGGAAGAAAAAATGATGCATCATATAGGGAAAGCTCGAGTTTTTGACTGCGAAGAGGATTGCTATAGAGCGATTGTGGAAGGAAAGATAGAACCTGGCTGTGTTCTAATAATTCGTTACGAAGGTCCACGGGGTTCTGGAATGCCGGAAATGCTTATGACGACCGAAGCTATAGTCTACGATGAGAAGCTAAATGGGTCAACGGTGTTGATCACAGATGGACGTTTTTCAGGTGCTACCAGAGGACCTTGTGTTGGGCACGTATCCCCAGAGGCTTTTGTGGGGGGACCTATAGCTTTGGTTGAAGATGATGACATTATCGAATTAGATATACCAAACAGGAAATTAAATATAGTGGGTATTTCTGGGAAAGTTTGTTCAAATGAAGAGATTGAAAAGGTTTTAGCAGAGAGAAAATCCCGGTGGCAACCTCCTGACAAGAAAGTGCGTAAAGGGGTTTTTAAACGTTATACAGATAATGCTTTATCTGCTATAAAAGGTGCAGGACTTGAATAG
- a CDS encoding restriction endonuclease subunit S, with the protein MGSEWKEVELGQVLDVVTNSYKPNENEVLPYLGLEHIEQGTLRLSGIGVSTDVISNKYRFEPNDILFGKLRPYFRKVYKPRFSGVCSTDIMVLRTKDCDIADQSFLFYVIASKKFIDIATASSKGTKMPRADWDHLKKMMIKLPSIKIQQKIASILSAFDDKIELNNEMNKTLEEIAQAIFKHWFIDFEFPNENGEPYKSSGGEFVDSELGPIPKGWEVKALDEIADFLNGLAMQKYRPVDENNYLPVLKIRELKQGATSSDSDKCRTDIDPRYIVDDGDVIFSWSGSLEVRVWCGGKAGLNQHLFKVSSEKYPKWFYYYWIKYHLNDFRRIAEDKATTMGHIKREHLSQAKVIVPDDEWLKEFDRILSPLIEFYISNGREVKILSQLRDTLLPKLISGEIRVM; encoded by the coding sequence ATGGGGAGTGAGTGGAAAGAAGTTGAGTTAGGTCAAGTGTTAGATGTTGTAACAAACTCATACAAGCCAAATGAAAATGAGGTTTTACCATATTTAGGATTAGAACATATAGAACAAGGAACTTTAAGGCTTTCTGGAATAGGAGTGTCTACCGATGTTATAAGTAATAAATACAGATTTGAACCGAATGATATATTATTTGGTAAGTTGAGACCTTATTTTAGGAAGGTATATAAACCACGCTTTAGTGGTGTTTGTTCAACTGATATAATGGTTTTGAGAACTAAAGATTGCGATATAGCAGATCAAAGTTTTCTTTTTTATGTTATAGCTTCAAAAAAATTTATCGATATAGCCACTGCTTCTTCTAAAGGAACTAAAATGCCAAGAGCAGATTGGGATCATTTAAAAAAAATGATGATTAAGCTTCCCTCAATTAAAATACAACAAAAAATTGCATCAATCCTTTCAGCTTTCGACGATAAAATCGAACTCAATAATGAGATGAACAAAACCCTTGAAGAAATAGCACAGGCCATATTTAAGCATTGGTTTATTGATTTTGAATTTCCAAACGAAAATGGTGAACCTTATAAATCCAGCGGGGGAGAGTTCGTAGATAGTGAATTGGGGCCAATACCGAAGGGGTGGGAAGTTAAAGCCCTTGATGAAATTGCCGATTTTTTAAACGGATTAGCAATGCAAAAATATCGCCCCGTCGATGAGAATAATTATCTCCCTGTATTAAAAATAAGAGAACTGAAACAGGGTGCAACCTCTTCCGATAGCGATAAATGTAGGACGGATATTGATCCAAGATATATTGTAGATGACGGAGATGTAATTTTTTCATGGTCAGGTAGTTTGGAAGTAAGAGTATGGTGTGGCGGCAAAGCAGGGTTAAATCAGCATTTATTCAAAGTTTCATCTGAGAAGTATCCTAAATGGTTTTATTATTATTGGATAAAATATCATCTTAACGATTTTAGAAGAATTGCTGAAGATAAAGCAACAACAATGGGTCACATCAAGCGAGAACATTTGAGTCAGGCAAAAGTAATCGTACCAGATGATGAATGGCTGAAGGAATTTGACAGAATATTAAGTCCTTTAATTGAGTTTTATATAAGCAACGGAAGAGAAGTGAAAATTTTATCCCAACTTCGCGATACCTTGCTTCCCAAACTTATATCAGGCGAAATAAGGGTAATGTGA